The Mercurialis annua linkage group LG8, ddMerAnnu1.2, whole genome shotgun sequence genome window below encodes:
- the LOC126661548 gene encoding uncharacterized protein LOC126661548, translating into MSCIMDLTRCGFQFEPRDDQIVHLYLLNKVRGTPLPCQGLIQDCDIYGDQEPWQIWDRLGGPTYNNNDFLYVFSCLKRRTAGGSTFKRNVGSSGGTWRGEDTGKKFEVQGIGWTQKRFSYRNKKNKCENGCWLMQEYCLDESEGTVVCRIKKNHKKRKGEDGADGFGSKRARRDEQVIGVEEGVQVVSVPAVAAADEQMEDVEFANYLGSQLQDEQVVSVAADQGQRSTIASEQVPATEEEIDELEFAEFLAELQDDEEEEVKEVELAEYEAAMLPVEEQRTALSTEDVELANYVTAQLQDDKVVSVAAAEEQRTAFSMEEIELANDVAAQLQDDQDLADYIRYQFLQNHEDRFTV; encoded by the coding sequence ATGAGCTGTATCATGGACCTCACTCGCTGTGGTTTCCAGTTTGAGCCTAGAGATGATCAAATTGTCCACTTATATCTACTCAACAAGGTCCGTGGAACCCCACTTCCATGCCAAGGACTCATTCAAGATTGCGATATCTACGGCGATCAAGAACCCTGGCAGATTTGGGATAGACTTGGCGGACCAACGTACAACAACAACGACTTTCTTTACGTTTTCAGCTGTTTGAAGAGGAGGACTGCCGGGGGTTCTACGTTCAAACGCAATGTGGGATCCAGCGGAGGGACTTGGCGCGGAGAGGACACAGGGAAGAAGTTTGAGGTACAAGGAATTGGATGGACTCAAAAGCGGTTTTCATATCGAAACAAGAAGAATAAGTGTGAGAATGGGTGCTGGTTGATGCAGGAATATTGTCTTGATGAATCTGAAGGGACTGTGGTGTGCCGGATAAAAAAGAACCACAAGAAAAGAAAGGGTGAAGATGGGGCTGATGGGTTTGGATCGAAGCGCGCGAGGAGGGATGAACAAGTTATTGGTGTTGAAGAAGGTGTACAAGTTGTTTCTGTTCCTGCTGTTGCTGCTGCTGACGAACAAATGGAAGATGTTGAATTTGCAAATTATTTGGGTTCACAGCTTCAAGATGAACAAGTTGTTTCTGTTGCTGCTGATCAAGGACAAAGGAGTACTATTGCTTCTGAACAAGTTCCTGCTACTGAAGAAGAAATTGATGAACTTGAATTTGCAGAATTCCTGGCTGAGCTTcaagatgatgaagaagaagaagttaaaGAAGTTGAACTTGCAGAATATGAGGCTGCGATGCTTCCAGTTGAAGAACAAAGGACTGCTCTTTCTACGGAAGATGTTGAACTTGCAAATTATGTGACTGCACAGCTTCAAGATGATAAAGTTGTTTCTGTTGCTGCTGCTGAAGAACAAAGGACTGCTTTTTCTATGGAAGAAATTGAACTCGCAAATGACGTGGCTGCACAGCTTCAAGATGATCAAGACCTTGCAGATTATATTAGATATCAGTTCTTGCAGAACCATGAGGATAGATTTACAGTTTAA